The Bombyx mori chromosome 28, ASM3026992v2 genomic interval aggtccattaaacgagcattcaaacgatgtcctgtttttcttcgatatgcccgaagccctaagtcttcagttaacacccttttcaccgtggttctgcttaaccccatctgaagggccaacagtttctgcttacgtttgggatttctttgaattcgcgccttcacagcttttatcactgttggagtcctaacagaccgagggcgaccacttcttgacctgtcatctacactagagtcttcattgtatcgtttgatggtacgataaacgaatcgtttggttatattcaaatttttcagtatgttaaaaattggaattggcgcgtaaccgcaacgatgcaacgcaataactgcaacacggtcttctttaagcgtccactccatttttaaaaattattagtaaaattctaaaagtatacatttttattttcatgaacaattcgaaattcgaattcaataaacttttttgtggccagcattctaaaagaaaagtttttactgtgtgacaatacttatgacctaaCTAGGTAGATaaggtaaaagaaataaaaaagttaagcgTTAGTCCGGTTCACGGtataaacgtgtttttttttttagttttcaaacCTACCTACATGTGTTAAATTTATCTTTAAGAACATGCATACAATATAAATTTGAGattgttcaattattatttttttcgaaaacatCGCCCATATTTTGTCTCTCATAACCAAATTTACATATCAGAGACAGGTGAGGAATTACACTCTTAATGGTAAGTAAGAATTAGAGCCCTAAATTACCGAAGCAAATAACATCATGGTTCTCCTACGAATCACCTCATTCCTGATTCGATCTCACAGGGAAACTCAGAGCATAGCTTTCTACTTTGCTTATTGGATGACCTTCAGATAAGATCGCCAATAATTTACCTTCGGCCTGTTGTACCGGTTGCACTCGGAGAGCGTACAGTTCCTGAGATTCTCCTGCAGCATCTTCTCCCAGGCCTCGGTGTCGTAGTACGAGTGGGTCCAGACCAGCCTGGAGGTGCCTGTGCAATCAACGAAGGGAAACGGTCattcattttgttttgtatttgttgTATAAAGCCGACCCACATGGGAGAGGTTTATGCGTGGTGTGAGCAGTTTTAATttctatgtttatttatatgtaaacgTTCGATGAATATTGCTGTAGCGTCTGGTGATCAAGTTCACGTCCCACCTCGTTTTAAGCCGTAGGTATATTATATAGACATCCCAAAGGGAATTCTATTGACCAGCTTGAAATGTTTTTCGCCCTGACTGATGGACGAATTCACAGGGTTCAACCTGAGAAACATTGATGACATTGGTCTTAATCAAGAGCattacttcgctgaatctatcaccggctCGGATCGCAACCCACTaagattttttaagggattttatgacctggtatgtaagacctttaggtcaagtcttattttaattttaatgaaaacttttttatgtgaaaaatgatattatgaaatgaaatgagatgagacgggatgaaatataatttctatatcTGTCTCtataaaatggtgatcatttactgagactttttcagtggactttttggaggatcccgaaaagttacgttcggcggttttgtttcattttcccacatttgtgcactttcacagatactaaacagttaataaaccaccgttattacacatttaaacctgaagaaacactaaatagatgaaataaaacaaatcacacgacttcactcctcgcgttcccgcctaAAAGTCccacccactaagaagatccggtgagataCTCTGTGGGTTTATTTCTAGCCAGTTCTAGTTCTGTTAGTGCCTACCTCCGATGACCGAGGTCTTCCCGAACATCTCCTTCGACAGCGTGCGGTACATCTGACTCGCGGTCTCGAGTGACCCGATTCCGCTGcctacaaagaaaaaaaaagtgtttaatttttttttttaaattcgaataCACATTTGTTTAGTGACGAATGAAACATAAATTTTgagtaggtacatttttatttttaaattcgaatCATCCTTTGTTTAGTGACGAATGACAGATAAATTTatggtttaattttgttttttgttttacaattcGACTCGAACCTTTTGTTTAGTGACAAACGAGTCAATAATTGTTTTGTGTAATGGTAAACTTACTGTTGAACTTATTCACAGTACGATGGAAAAATAAAGACGCTGTCTTTAACAGTGAACCGAATTAACAATGAtttttatcgtttattttattattccttagatgagtgaacgagctcacagtccacctggtgttaagtggttattccttcaccgtggaagtcaacgtGGAAGTGaggttcaaagattccgttgcaAACAAACACACATAATTGCGTGTTaattacaacattttttaatgacGTTAGGGCTGTATCAATGTATTAGGCACCATCATTCTGTCTATATCGTGCATTGCGGTTTTAAGGTcgacacagctgttagaagattTGAGACATGGGCCTCCCAGATCAAGGCGGTTCCATTAACGCTGTGACGTGACTTAAAATCAGTGAAATCGACATCagtcatgaaaaaaaaacaacaaaaaacaccCCAAAATACCGATAACAGCAGCGATGATGGCTCCCGTACTAACGCCTATAATGTAGTCGAAGAGCTCGTGCACTTTCCTTCCCGTTATCTTCTCGAGGTGCTTTAGGATCTCTATGGCTATCAGACCTCGTATTCCACCTCCGTCCAGGGATAGGATGTTAGGGCCCGGTCCTTTAGTGGGCCCCGTGTAGCCCACCAGAGCGAGGGCCTGTAATGTGAGAGCAATGCTTAACTATAACGGTGTGTCCAGCTAACGACGACACGAGATATGTGACCATGGACAACTTCCATCTATatgccaactgagtttctcgccggatcttctcagtgggtcgcgtttccgatccggtggtagattctggaagcactgctcatgctagggtcagtgttagcatcactccggtttgagccccgtgagctcacttatacGTTAGGGTcaagctgaaacagcctctcaaggctatcagcataggtaggaagaaagaAAAACGAATCCATCTATTACAGTTCATCCTGCGTAACTCACTGGTCATTCATTTATCGTCAGCGCTTTTGATAGGCACAGCTAGGCATGGGCCCTCTCCTTTTTATGCCCTATGATCGCCCCCCGGCTATATTCTCACCCTCGGCTACCCCGCTGCCCTGACCATGTCATCAGTCCACCGTGCCGTAAGTCTTCCGGGATCTCCACGACCTAATCTTTGCCACTATTCCGATACTGTTACTTCATTTATTACCATTTGGCCTTGCCAAGTACACCTATTATTAAAAGTAGATGATTGGGATGGGTGGATATGAATAGCGGGCGTTCGAACATTATAGCTTAAAAAAGAGGCCTATGCCCAGTAGTGGGTCCCAAAAGGCTAAAAAAGGCGAGAGAGATAGTGAGAGAGAGATAGTGAGAGAGAGATAGTGAGAGATagtgagagagagaaagagaaaaaGAAAGAGGAAGGAATGAACGTTTACCTCATTAACGACTCCTTTTACTTGTTtatcaatttcaatttcatcGTTTAATTTGTTTTCCACGCGCAATAACGCCCTGACCGCACCTTCCTGAAAAGAAAACCATATCAAACCTGACCTTTAAGTTTGGCGttagacaatattttttttctactaccTACGCcaaaagttcggttttcgtcccgctgtacagggaagaatgTCTagcttttcctccctgggtactgacaagtgcgcatgcgcgttagtgtctacgtctgctttcacgcacctaaaattctccgccattgttgtgctcgggtaattgcTTCGGCTCGGgtggcaattttacacgcgggaggaaatgtccagcTTTTCTCCCTTgctgcacaatgtactatatgATTGCATAGCTGAAGTCTAATGGACAATCACACGAGTCCGCCTTCTCAGATAAGGCGGAAATCTCGATTATATGTTAGTGCTGTTCCACCCTACAAACTAGAACGTATGCCTGCTTCGTGGCAATAGGCAGGACGTTGGAGCCTATCCGTGGTTGGAATACAGTTGAGAACTAGTAAAAAACGGTTCAAAaatctatataattaaaaatgaattgctgttcgttattctcgctaaaactcgagaacggctggactgatttggctaattttggtcttgaattattcttggaagtccagagaaggtttaaaaggtagataaatatgaaaatgctcggaattaaataaaaataacaattttgtttttcctttcatgtgtcccccgtcggacggattcattttgtttgttttaagtttattttatacaaaagtttaggtcttttatttatcgactgaggcactacgaagtctgccgggtcagctagtaaataaataaataaataaacattggaGAATAGtcattttgtttttcatcaaaatggcaatacctatatttttttgtttccctACCTGATCTTTGGTAACCTAAGGGACTATTTAACTACtctcggacgggtaggtgagctcaagggactcaacctgagagaatttgctaacactggccctagcaagagcggtgcttcgctaaatttaccagcggatcggaatcgcatgTCAGTAAATAGAGACAATTTGATGCAATAAATGAATCTGAACTTTGACGTTGCAGTCATTATGATCGAATTTCGATCGTTCGGTGAATTTCTAACAGTCTTTAAACTGCGACCAATTTTAGAGGAACGTCCAAAGTAGTTTTAATAGATCTTAAAATAAGGTCTAAATTTCTGAAtcatacatttagaattttaactagtttatttattgtttggtaAACGATGCCGCATTCAATAGTATTTTCAAGTGATTCTCACAATATAAACTACTGTAGTGTGAGCACTGTATttgttcaaattttaatttagtttcggtaacaaattattttgtatatcaATTAAAAAGACTATCAAACGAGTACTTTGGGCCCCGATGACGTCATACGTGGTTAAGAATCGTGGATCTGTATTAGGCAAAGCGCGAGCggcatttttctttatttaataccTTCAATACTTAAAATCCTGTAGAGATCTTATTAGTGCCTTTACCTTGATAGCGTAATCTCTGGCTTCAGGATACTGCGTTAGGTGATCTATGAAATGTTCCGTTCTTTTCATGAGGCATTCTGAAGTTTCAGCAGTTACGATCGCGGATATGACGTACGCAGTCCGAGAATGAATCGATGTCTGAAAGGGAAAGGTGATAATTTAGCTTCTTAAGTCTTCTTCTTAGTCTTCTTAATAGTCGCAGAACCGTCTATGCGTTCTAGGTTGCACTTAGAGGACTAATAGCAATAGCAGGTCCAAAACGCCTGTCTATGGCAAAGAAATCTCTTCAAACCTAGTTCgataaatatcattaaaaaaaagctctcCAAAACGGAGTGCCAAATTCGCCTCTGGAAACGCGCGACGTGCGCACATGTATGCGTGATGTGGGCGATCAGTATTATTGGGTCAGCTGGGAAGTTCACTTTCAATTTACGTCGAGAGAGTAGCTAGGTCTATTTTGATGCGCTTACTTTTCATACGATCCCAATAAGCAGACGATAAGACACCTCTTACTCTTAGGAGGActcttactggtggcaggacctcttgtgagtccgcacgggtaggtaccactacccagcctatttctgccctgaagcagtaatgcgtttcggtttgaaaggtgagacagccgttgtaactatactgagaccttaggacttatatctcaaggtaggtggcgcatttacgttgtagatgtctatgggctccagtaactaattaacaccaggtggactgcgagcttgtccactcgtctaagcactaaaaaaagcTGCATACCAAAAACGGAAACATACCTTCGTAACAGTTGGCTTGTTAGACTTCCAACTTGGCTCCGATAGCTTGCCGAAATGCAAATCCTTTTTCAACTTCAACCCTTGAAGGAAGCTTTCGAATGTTATTTCCTTTGCCTCTGAGCCGATGCCGAGTCCACCGGCCTGCCTCTCGTCAGACTTTTCGGTTTTGTGAGTTTCCTCGATGGCGGTCGCTTTGACTCTAATGTcctttaaatttattacttcttgacttttattttgttctatTACTTGGACGGACAACGCTTTTTCTAGTTTCGTCAGGAACCCTAAAAGCGTAGATTATCAATTAGCATTCGTTAAAAGCGTGCTATTTTTCAGCTATTCGTTATTTGTCTGTGCGAATACGTATataagggtttttttattgcttagatggttggactggagcccatagacatctacaacgtatctgcgccacccaccttgagatataagttctaaggtctcaggtatagttacaacggtcgTCATGGCCTAATAAATAAGACTTGTATCGAGTGATACGACATTACCGATATTCAAATTCCCCAGACGTGTTGCAATTTTTCTAAGAAATAATTTCCAAGTTGAGGGAATATTATATTCTAAAACCGGTAATATACATTTTGATTATTTAAGGTCGGGCGTACTCTATAATCAAATACGGGAAGGCACTACCCTATCTGCAGCAATGCATTAATgcaattcagtttttttttcagaataagAGAAGGGGACAGAAAGCatgtgaaatgatttttttttaattattactggtCTAGATTAAAGTTCTTTAACCAAACTTTCATGTATTCTTAAAtaccatttaaaatattatttggagCAGAATGGAATGAGTGGCGTTAAGAAAATGTTCCAGTAAAATTACGGGAATTTACTGAGAATTTAATGGACAGTTTAGTAGAACCTGAGAAGAGATTGAGCAGAAGCCACATACAGCGATATTAGTTAATTTTcaaaccaccaccccgcctgtttataagcagtagtagtagtagtgagaccttagaacttatatctcaagatgggtggcgcatttacgttgtagatgtctatggggtccagtaaccacttaacatcaagtgggctgtgagctcgtccacccatctaagctatagaaaaaaaaacaatttcttttCCAGTTCCCGCCACATAAAAAAGTGTCAAAGATTACTGTTATTAATgcactatatttattttactttcaacTGTAATAACTAGATGTAATCTGTAATCATCTAAGTTCACCTGGGcctttgtttattaaattaaataatactctTTATCTTCTAAAAAGATAACAGTCgtcaaatatttttgaatgatgattaaatacattttcataTCCAAAAGGTCAACACGAGAAAATGTCAATATTTGATTATAACGTAACgcggtttttatattatttatcttatCGTATGTATACATACGGTGTgacatttattttcttattgaatAAAAACATGCTGTTTTCGTGTGACAGCCACTTATTAGGTTATCGAAGACTTTTACTTTCTGCAATCActgatatttttatcataaTCGTAAAATTAAATCAGTTCAATATTTCATATACAGAGTggaacataatataaataatttgatatctataaaaaaaaaaattgttttttttttattgtattttgtagtgtattgttttgtattgtatttgtataaaaatgttgttatatttcaaatgataaaaaTTTTAGCACAATGATCTCTTTCAGACTTGAAAATAAATGAGCTGCTTTCATGATgtaacatattatattacattgtaaCTTATCGGATCGAGTGGTACTACTTGGCGCGTTTTCACAAATGATTTCCACGATCAATAAACAACATCATGTAACAAAATGATCAATTAATAATTTCTTGTGATATCCTCTGATAAAACAGCCATGCATTTAGTTTGAAGGGCAGGACAGCCTTTGTTTAACACAACGGTGACTTGGGccttacatctcaaggtaggcAGAATTGTAGGATTGTCTGTGAGCTCTGGCAATCACCATAGTCTTAAGGTGGTATATGAGTTCTTTTAGTGGTCACCATCAACCTTTCTAATTATGATTATCCATACAATAGAAAATCCTACAgctcttaaatttaaaatgttaggACATTTCAAATTTATGGTAAGTGCCTGCActtaccataaatttaatattactaataCACAAAAACCAATTATGACATCACACATTGTGATCTGTGATTTCATATGAtgggaaaaatatattaaaataattagtttttatttagtttagtgtagagTACCATTaccatttcacaaaaaaaaaaaaaaaattaatgtttaatattattgtattatcagacttattacattacattattttattaagatcatctgaataaaattaatagactattattgttattttattagtgTCCTGTTACATATTAAGACTTTAACCACAACTCCCACCACTCTCGAGGTAGGTGATAGATTTCATGTTGTGATGATCTATGACTTCGGTAGCCACTTAGTATTGAGTGACCCATGAGCCTCAATACAGCAAAACTTATTCATACCAAGACCTGATTGACATGCAATTTGGAATATATGAATGGACCCAGAATTTTGTATTTAAGGCAGACAGTGGTACCACCTCAACATGGTCCGGCAACAGTAATGTCTCCAAAAGAAGCAATATGTTactatttaatatgttttatgtTACTATATTTAATTCAGTAAGTACATCAATGCTTTCAAGGCAAACTTATctgtagatatatttttttgtgtattcatGACTCTAAAGATATGATATAAAAGTTTTACATTTTTAGCCCATAAAAGCtctgaaatatgaataaaataattaaaagtttcaactgtaaaactgttttttaacttcattaaaataactATACCTATCTAATCTCATATTATTAGCATTCTAATTGATAAATTAATCACATTTTTATAGAACACTATGCATTGGCATTTGTTTAATTGGCATTTGTAGGTGCAcatttattttgtcatttacTTCTACTTAATATAGGCTAAGAAATGTT includes:
- the LOC101741128 gene encoding calcium-independent phospholipase A2-gamma is translated as MKNMSFGGQWRVLRHYLSLTNLNAEAEKLIQKIKPVTPEQWERFLTKLEKALSVQVIEQNKSQEVINLKDIRVKATAIEETHKTEKSDERQAGGLGIGSEAKEITFESFLQGLKLKKDLHFGKLSEPSWKSNKPTVTKTSIHSRTAYVISAIVTAETSECLMKRTEHFIDHLTQYPEARDYAIKEGAVRALLRVENKLNDEIEIDKQVKGVVNEALALVGYTGPTKGPGPNILSLDGGGIRGLIAIEILKHLEKITGRKVHELFDYIIGVSTGAIIAAVIGSGIGSLETASQMYRTLSKEMFGKTSVIGGTSRLVWTHSYYDTEAWEKMLQENLRNCTLSECNRYNRPKIALVSCVVRPGAGLSPYVFRSYSCGFRVRAALPGSGRPALWQAVRASAAAPTYFHEFTLDGLIHQDGGIMVNNPTGVGIHEARLLYGADALRKGTIISVGTGKALNKHAENRGLSKGAPKDPAGTSWKEKFNKILESATDTEGVHLVVSELLPPGSYYRFNPPLMQECAMDEIDPEKLASLLTDTNDYIRRNQHKFERAAAMLTRKRGLVQRAADYVRHKRQIMGLVQGH